Proteins found in one Muntiacus reevesi chromosome 2, mMunRee1.1, whole genome shotgun sequence genomic segment:
- the TUBGCP2 gene encoding gamma-tubulin complex component 2 isoform X2, which translates to MSEFRIHHDVNELLSLLRVHGGDGAEVYIDLLQKNRTPYVTTTVSAHSAKDFLKKYDELKSKNTRNLDPLVYLLSKLTEDRETLQYLQQNAKERAELAASAAASSTASFGAPAAASKISMQELEELRKQLGSVATGPTWQQSLELTRKMLRDKQNKKNSGQRLPVFPAWVYERPTLLGDFLTGSGTSTDAAVPIGTLPLASQEAAVVEDLLYVLVGVDGRYITAQPLTGRQSRTFLVDPNLDLSIRELVSRILPVAASYSTVTRFIEEKSSFEYGQVNHALSAAMRALLKEYLILVTQLEQLQRQGLLSLQKLWFYIQPAMRTVDILASLATSVDKGECVGGATLSLLHDRSFSYTGDSQAQELCLYLTTAASVPYFEILEKWIYRGIIDDPYSEFMVEEHELRKEKIQEDYNDKYWDQRYTVVQRHIPSFLQKMAGKVLSTGKYLNVVRECGHDVTCPAAKEVIYTLKERAYVEQIEKAFSYASKVLLGFLMEEKELVAHLRSIKRYFLMDQGDFFVHFMDLTEEELKKPVDDITPTRLEALLELALRMSTANTDPFKDDLKIDLMPHDLITQLLRVLAIETKQEKAMVHADPTELTLSGLEAFSFDYVVKWPLSLIINRKALTRYQMLFRHMFYCKHVERQLCSVWISNKTAKQHSLHSAKWFAGAFTLRQRMLNFVQNIQYYMMFEVMEPTWHVLEKNLRSASNIDDVLGHHTSFLDSCLKDCMLTNPELLRVFSKLMSVCVMFTNCMQRFTQSMKLDSELGRLTLEHGTMQGPPTEAERAEERARKELTRKCLAEHVDAPQLASSFEATINKFDKNFSAHLLDLLARLSVYSTSDCEHGMASVISRLDFNGFYTERLERLSAERSQKVASPVPGPRGPPAPAPRVAVPAQ; encoded by the exons ACCCTGCAGTACCTGCAGCAGAACGCCAAGGAGAGAGCAGAGCTCGCGGCCAGCGCTGCAGCCAGCAGCACCGCCAGCTTCGGCGCCCCCGCCGCGGCCTCCAAGATCTCCATGCAGGAGCTAGAGGAGCTGAGGAAGCAGCTGGGGAGCGTGGCCACAGGCCCCACGTGGCAGCAG TCTCTGGAACTCACGAGAAAGATGCTTCGAGACAAGCAGAACAAAAAAAACTCAGGGCAGCGCCTCCCAGTCTTCCCGGCGTGGGTGTACGAGAGGCCCACGCTGCTCGGGGACTTCCTGACCGGCTCGGGCACGAGCACAGACGCGGCTGTGCCCATCG GCACGCTGCCCCTGGCCTCCCAGGAAGCAGCCGTCGTGGAGGACCTGCTGTACGTGCTGGTGGGTGTGGATGGCAGGTACATCACGGCCCAGCCCCTCACAGGGAGGCAGAGCCGTACCTTCCTCGTGGACCCCAACCTGGACCTGTCCATCCGAGAGCTGGTGAGCAGGATCCTCCCAGTGGCCGCCAGCTACTCCACCGTGACCAG GTTCATCGAGGAGAAATCCTCCTTCGAGTACGGGCAGGTGAACCACGCCTTGTCCGCCGCCATGAGAGCCCTGCTAAAGGAGTACCTGATCTTGGTCACGCAGCTGGAGCAGCTGCAGAGGCAGGGCCTGCTATCCCTGCAGAAGCTCTGGTTCTACATCCAGCCAGCCATGCGCACCGTGGACATCCTGGCCTCCCTAG CCACCTCGGTGGATAAAGGCGAGTGTGTGGGGGGAGCGACCCTGAGCCTCCTGCATGATCGGAGCTTCAGCTACACGGGCGACAGCCAGGCGCAGGAGCTGTGTCTGTACCTCACGACGGCCGCCAGCGTGCCCTACTTCGAGATCCTGGAGAAGTGGATCTACAGGGGCATCATCGATGACCCGTACAG TGAGTTCATGGTGGAGGAGCACGAGCTGCGCAAGGAGAAGATCCAGGAGGACTACAACGACAAGTACTGGGACCAGCGCTACACCGTGGTGCAGAGACACATCCCGTCCTTCCTGCAGAAGATGGCGGGCAAGGTGCTGAGCACGG GAAAATACCTGAATGTGGTCAGAGAGTGTGGTCATGATGTCACTTGTCCAGCAGCCAAAGAGGTCATCTACACGCTGAAGGAGCGGGCATACGTGGAGCAAATCGAGAAGGCCTTCAGCTATGCCAGCAAGGTGCTGCTGGGCTTCCTCATGGAGGAGAAGGAGCTCGTGGCTCACCTGAG GTCCATCAAGCGCTACTTCCTCATGGACCAGGGCGACTTCTTCGTGCACTTCATGGACCTCACAGAGGAGGAGCTGAAGAAGCCGGTGGACGACATCACGCCCACCCGCCTGGAAGCGCTGCTGGAGCTGGCCCTGCGCATGAGCACTGCCAACACCGACCCCTTCAAAGATGACCTCAAG ATTGACCTGATGCCTCACGACCTCATCACCCAGCTGCTGCGGGTCCTGGCCATTGAGACCAAGCAGGAGAAAGCCATGGTCCATGCCGACCCCACCGAGCTCACACTCAGCGGTCTGGAGGCCTTCTCCTTCGATTATGTGGTCAAGTGGCCCCTGTCTCTGATCATTAACAG GAAAGCCCTGACGCGCTACCAGATGCTCTTCAGACACATGTTCTACTGCAAGCATGTGGAGCGGCAGCTCTGCAGCGTCTGGATCAGCAACAAGACCGCCAAGCAGCACTCCCTGCACTCTGCCAAGTG GTTTGCGGGCGCTTTCACCCTGCGGCAGCGGATGCTCAACTTCGTTCAGAACATCCAGTACTACATGATGTTCGAGGTGATGGAGCCGACCTGGCACGTCCTAGAGAAGAACCTGAGATCT GCCTCCAACATCGACGACGTGCTGGGGCACCACACCAGCTTCCTGGACAGCTGCCTGAAGGACTGCATGCTGACCAACCCCGAGCTCCTGCGCGTCTTCTCCAAGCTCATGTCCGTGTGCGTCATGTTCACCAACTGCATGCAG AGATTCACGCAGAGCATGAAGCTGGACAGCGAGCTGGGCCGCCTGACCCTGGAGCACGGCACGATGCAGGGGCCTCCGACGGAGGCCGAGCGGGCTGAGGAGCGCGCCCGCAAGGAGCTCACCCGCAAG TGCCTGGCTGAGCATGTGGATGCGCCACAGCTGGCCTCCAGCTTCGAGGCCACCATCAATAAATTCGATAAGAATTTCTCAGCCCACCTGCTCGACCTCCTGGCCCGGCTGAGCGTCTACAGCACCAGCGACTGCGAGCACGGCATGGCCAGTGTCATCTCCAG GCTGGACTTCAATGGCTTCTACACGGAGCGGCTGGAGCGCCTGTCTGCAGAGAGGAGCCAGAAGGTGGCATCCCCTGTGCCTGGCCCGCGGGGGCCCCCTGCTCCCGCGCCCAGAGTGGCTGTCCCCGCACAGTGA